From the Roseibium salinum genome, one window contains:
- a CDS encoding CHASE2 domain-containing protein, whose amino-acid sequence MGRKLFNLLRNTRVFVMLLTLMLLIGAREVRVYDPAFIASLRSLTFDAYQRLKPREPLGQPIRIIDIDEESIAELGQWPWPRTYIARLLDRIQALGAACVAFDMVFSEPDRTGPTGFFRELEESDWPGRAEIKAFLSAIPDNDLVLAQSMARVPTVLGFFNEPRSQMGLAAPKAGFVVLGEDPAPLLSQIRSSVMSLPPFREAAAGSGTISLGHGDADGVVRRVPMFIADGENQKYPAMALETLRVVQDAGTYVLKTTQASGEFSAGTQAMTEFKAGQFVVPVTADGQLLIYYSYNDPSLYLSAKDVLTLPDEDLAALIGGHIILFGASASGLRDIRLTALGESVPGVFMHHQIIDQILSGVFLNRPDWATGAEIAALFVVTLIIAAVLPAAGAYVSAGIGALLSFAVFGGSWVAFSRYGILLDPVFPMMVSGLIFLLTTIIIFAVSERERRFIRGAFQRYLAPDLLKTLEAHPESLKLGGEIREMTLMFMDVRGFTPLSEKLTPEELVSFLNRLLSPLSDAIQRRQGAIDKYIGDSIMAFWNAPLDVADHPVKAARAALEMVEIVKELNRTDAFGFKQAENGVGDVKIGIGLNSGPGCVGNMGSTTRFNYSVVGDAVNMAARIESSCKEIGWPILLSDATARACRDFAMLEAGRLALKGKSKPAVLYALAGDESLARTDEWKILEGRHIKLMARRAQGAHGAEIEALVNDCLAVAPDDRFADFYARLCRRSDDVAAAE is encoded by the coding sequence ATGGGCCGAAAACTGTTTAACCTGCTGCGCAATACGCGCGTATTCGTCATGCTTCTGACGTTGATGCTGCTGATTGGCGCCCGCGAAGTGCGCGTGTACGACCCGGCATTCATCGCTTCACTGCGTTCGCTGACCTTCGATGCCTATCAGCGCCTCAAGCCGCGTGAGCCGCTCGGCCAGCCGATCCGCATCATCGATATCGACGAGGAGTCGATCGCCGAACTCGGCCAGTGGCCGTGGCCGCGCACGTATATTGCCAGGCTGCTCGACCGTATCCAGGCACTGGGGGCCGCCTGTGTCGCCTTCGACATGGTCTTTTCCGAGCCCGACCGGACCGGCCCGACCGGCTTTTTTCGCGAACTGGAGGAATCCGATTGGCCCGGGCGTGCCGAAATCAAGGCCTTTCTGTCCGCAATTCCCGACAACGACCTTGTTCTTGCGCAGTCGATGGCCAGGGTGCCGACCGTCCTGGGCTTCTTCAACGAGCCACGATCGCAGATGGGGCTGGCCGCCCCCAAGGCGGGCTTCGTGGTGCTCGGCGAGGATCCGGCACCGCTCCTGAGCCAGATCCGCAGCAGTGTCATGAGCCTGCCGCCCTTTCGGGAGGCAGCGGCGGGCAGCGGGACAATTTCGCTCGGGCACGGCGACGCGGACGGTGTCGTGCGGCGGGTGCCGATGTTCATTGCCGATGGCGAAAATCAGAAATATCCGGCCATGGCGCTCGAAACACTGCGTGTGGTCCAGGACGCGGGCACCTATGTTCTGAAGACGACCCAGGCAAGTGGTGAATTCAGCGCCGGAACGCAGGCAATGACCGAATTCAAGGCGGGGCAGTTCGTCGTGCCCGTCACCGCCGACGGCCAGCTTCTGATCTACTATTCCTACAACGACCCGTCGCTCTACCTGTCGGCGAAGGATGTCCTGACGCTGCCGGATGAAGACCTTGCGGCCCTGATCGGGGGGCACATCATCCTCTTCGGTGCCTCGGCCTCTGGCCTGCGCGACATCAGGCTGACGGCCCTTGGCGAGAGCGTGCCGGGTGTTTTCATGCACCATCAGATCATCGACCAGATCCTCTCCGGCGTTTTTCTCAACCGTCCCGACTGGGCGACCGGTGCCGAAATAGCCGCCCTGTTCGTGGTCACCCTCATCATCGCCGCGGTGCTGCCCGCCGCGGGAGCCTATGTCTCGGCAGGCATCGGAGCGCTCCTGAGTTTCGCGGTGTTCGGCGGCAGCTGGGTCGCCTTCTCCCGCTACGGCATATTGCTCGATCCGGTCTTTCCCATGATGGTCTCCGGTCTCATTTTCCTGCTGACGACGATCATCATTTTCGCCGTCTCGGAGCGGGAGAGGCGCTTCATTCGGGGCGCCTTCCAGCGCTACCTTGCTCCCGACCTCCTCAAGACCCTCGAGGCGCATCCCGAGTCGCTGAAACTGGGCGGTGAAATCCGGGAGATGACGCTGATGTTCATGGACGTGCGCGGCTTCACGCCGCTATCGGAGAAACTGACGCCGGAGGAGCTTGTCTCCTTTCTCAACCGTCTGCTGTCTCCGCTGTCCGACGCCATACAGAGGCGGCAGGGCGCCATCGACAAATATATCGGCGACTCCATCATGGCCTTCTGGAACGCCCCGCTGGACGTGGCGGACCATCCGGTCAAGGCCGCGCGCGCGGCGCTCGAGATGGTCGAGATCGTGAAGGAGCTGAACAGAACCGACGCATTCGGCTTCAAGCAGGCGGAAAACGGCGTGGGGGACGTAAAAATCGGCATCGGCCTCAACAGCGGGCCGGGCTGCGTGGGTAACATGGGGTCGACGACGCGCTTCAACTATTCGGTGGTCGGGGACGCGGTCAACATGGCGGCAAGAATCGAAAGCTCCTGCAAGGAGATCGGCTGGCCGATCCTGCTATCGGACGCCACGGCCCGGGCCTGCCGGGACTTCGCCATGCTGGAGGCCGGAAGGCTGGCGCTCAAGGGCAAGAGCAAACCGGCGGTCCTTTACGCCCTGGCCGGCGATGAAAGCCTCGCCCGGACGGATGAATGGAAGATCCTGGAAGGCCGTCACATCAAGCTGATGGCCAGGCGCGCGCAAGGCGCGCACGGCGCCGAAATCGAGGCACTCGTGAACGATTGCCTCGCTGTGGCCCCGGACGACAGGTTTGCGGACTTCTATGCCAGGCTGTGCCGGCGCTCGGACGACGTTGCGGCCGCCGAATAG
- a CDS encoding glutathione S-transferase family protein, with protein MTKLRSSPPSPFGRKVKIAMAILGLKDRIEVVDANTADPSDSLRGQNPLGKIPALILENGDVLYDSAVIVEYLDFLAGGGRLIPAGEARFAVLRDQALADGIMDAALLRVYEKRFKEPKYRDPAWDAYQAAKVDRGLAHFEADTPPVPSSDKDVDAGMITLACALGYLDLRFGGEWRGDHPRLVAWLDAFEACVPLYTATRQPPAPLPDNAPAPLQ; from the coding sequence ATGACGAAACTGCGCTCGTCTCCACCCTCGCCTTTCGGCCGCAAGGTGAAAATCGCCATGGCCATCCTGGGACTCAAGGACCGGATTGAAGTCGTGGACGCAAACACGGCCGATCCGTCCGACAGCCTGCGCGGTCAGAATCCGCTCGGAAAGATACCGGCCCTGATCCTCGAAAACGGCGATGTGCTTTACGACAGCGCGGTGATCGTCGAATATCTCGATTTCCTGGCCGGCGGCGGCAGGCTCATTCCGGCCGGCGAGGCCCGGTTTGCAGTGCTGCGCGACCAGGCGCTCGCGGACGGCATCATGGATGCGGCCCTGCTGCGGGTCTATGAGAAGCGGTTCAAGGAACCGAAATACCGGGACCCCGCCTGGGACGCCTATCAGGCAGCCAAGGTCGATCGTGGCCTTGCCCATTTCGAAGCCGACACGCCTCCGGTTCCCTCGAGCGACAAGGACGTCGACGCCGGCATGATCACCCTCGCCTGCGCTCTGGGATACCTGGACCTGCGCTTTGGCGGCGAGTGGCGCGGCGACCACCCCAGGCTGGTTGCCTGGCTCGACGCCTTCGAGGCCTGTGTTCCGCTCTACACGGCCACCAGACAGCCGCCGGCGCCCCTGCCGGACAATGCCCCCGCCCCGCTGCAGTAG
- a CDS encoding outer membrane protein, which translates to MKRLALAGLVLTAGAVPVWAADLPQSPAPGSYEVVPAPQQTIDWTGIYLGANLGWAFGNFENRSGGISDLDVSTNGVTGGLYTGYNYQITPNVVVGAEADFSLTDLEDSTTSGGLTVQSKSDWNSNIRARLGYTFDRYMIYGAGGLALADVEVNGNGDSDSKTALGWTLGAGGEAAITNNVSAKLEYVYQDFGEEDFNLNGTAVSSNFSNSQVRFGLGYKF; encoded by the coding sequence ATGAAACGTCTTGCACTTGCAGGCTTGGTATTGACGGCCGGAGCAGTTCCTGTCTGGGCTGCGGATCTGCCGCAATCGCCGGCACCTGGCAGCTATGAGGTTGTTCCGGCCCCACAACAGACCATTGACTGGACCGGCATTTATCTGGGTGCCAATCTCGGCTGGGCCTTCGGCAATTTCGAAAACCGCTCGGGCGGCATCTCCGACCTGGACGTCAGCACCAACGGCGTCACCGGCGGGCTTTATACCGGCTACAACTACCAGATAACGCCGAATGTCGTCGTCGGTGCGGAAGCCGACTTCAGCCTGACCGACCTGGAAGACAGCACGACCAGCGGCGGCCTGACCGTTCAGTCCAAGTCGGACTGGAACTCCAATATCCGCGCACGGTTGGGTTACACGTTCGACCGGTACATGATCTACGGCGCCGGTGGTCTCGCACTGGCCGATGTTGAAGTCAACGGCAACGGCGACAGCGACAGCAAGACGGCTCTCGGCTGGACGTTGGGCGCCGGTGGTGAGGCTGCAATCACCAACAATGTCAGCGCAAAGCTTGAGTATGTGTATCAGGACTTTGGCGAAGAAGACTTCAACCTGAACGGCACGGCCGTAAGCTCGAACTTCAGCAATTCCCAGGTTCGCTTCGGTCTCGGCTACAAATTCTGA
- a CDS encoding thymidine kinase: MAKLYFNYSSMNAGKSTVLLQAAYNYKERGMNALLLIAAFDDRGGKGRIASRIGLSADADIFAAQDDIYEHVRGSHHSKPVDAVFVDEAQFLTESQVWQLAKVADQLRIPVMCFGLRTDFQGKLFPGSAALLALADNLKEIKTICWCGRKATMVARLDAEGRIVEEGDQVVIGGNERYVPLCRKHWTHGKLG, encoded by the coding sequence ATGGCCAAGCTCTATTTCAACTACTCCTCCATGAACGCCGGCAAGTCGACCGTGTTGCTGCAGGCCGCCTACAACTACAAGGAACGCGGCATGAACGCGCTCCTGCTGATTGCCGCATTCGACGACCGCGGCGGCAAGGGCCGGATCGCCTCACGGATCGGGCTGTCTGCGGATGCCGACATCTTCGCCGCCCAGGACGACATCTACGAACATGTTCGCGGATCGCATCACTCCAAACCCGTCGATGCCGTCTTTGTCGACGAGGCGCAGTTCCTGACGGAAAGCCAGGTCTGGCAGCTCGCCAAAGTCGCCGATCAGCTTCGCATTCCGGTGATGTGTTTCGGCCTCAGGACCGATTTCCAGGGAAAGCTCTTCCCAGGCAGCGCCGCCCTCCTGGCCCTCGCCGACAACCTGAAGGAAATCAAGACGATCTGCTGGTGCGGCCGCAAGGCCACCATGGTCGCGCGCCTGGACGCCGAAGGCCGCATTGTCGAGGAAGGCGACCAGGTGGTGATCGGCGGCAACGAGCGCTACGTACCGCTGTGCCGGAAACACTGGACGCACGGGAAGCTTGGTTAG
- a CDS encoding alanine/glycine:cation symporter family protein: MKKLFCAAAFGLPFAPVHAFAGVDEAINNAIAPISNIVASTIFYSVPVAGTQFPLIVGWLVLAAAIFTIYFGFIQFRAFGHAVSLVKGDYSDPEDAGEVSHFQALATALSGTVGLGNIAGVAVAVSIGGAGATFWMILAGLLGMASKFTECTLGVKYRNELPDGTISGGPMYYLSKGLAEKGKAGLGRFLAIFFSICCVGGALGGGNMFQANQAFQQVVNVTGGAASPLAGFGWLFGLVMAVLVGSVIIGGIKSIARVTEKIVPLMAILYVGTALIVIAMNFDRLGWAFGEIIGGAFSPEGIAGGAVGALIQGFKRAAFSNEAGIGSAAIAHSAVRTKEPTTEGVVSLLEPFIDTVVICTMTALVIIFTGVLDTGLTGVELTSAAFGAQVAFFPYILALAVLLFAFSTMLSWSYYGLKAWTYMFGEGQRTATLFKLIFCVFVVIGASMSLGPVIDFSDSMIFAMALANIVGLYILMPVVKQEVEQYFGKLKSGEIRKISATA, translated from the coding sequence ATGAAAAAGCTGTTTTGCGCGGCGGCCTTCGGCCTGCCGTTTGCCCCCGTGCATGCGTTTGCCGGTGTCGATGAAGCGATCAACAACGCAATCGCTCCCATATCCAACATCGTGGCCTCGACGATCTTCTATTCTGTCCCTGTCGCCGGGACACAGTTTCCGTTGATCGTCGGCTGGCTGGTGCTGGCCGCGGCCATCTTCACCATCTATTTCGGCTTCATTCAGTTCCGCGCCTTCGGCCATGCGGTATCGCTGGTCAAGGGCGACTATTCCGACCCGGAGGACGCCGGCGAGGTGTCGCACTTCCAGGCACTTGCCACGGCACTTTCGGGGACCGTTGGGCTCGGCAACATTGCCGGCGTCGCCGTCGCCGTATCCATCGGCGGGGCCGGGGCGACGTTCTGGATGATCCTTGCCGGTCTCCTCGGGATGGCTTCCAAATTCACCGAGTGCACCTTGGGGGTGAAATACCGCAATGAACTTCCGGACGGCACGATCTCCGGCGGCCCGATGTATTATCTTTCCAAGGGGCTTGCGGAAAAGGGCAAGGCGGGGCTCGGCCGGTTCCTCGCGATCTTCTTCTCCATCTGCTGCGTGGGCGGTGCGCTTGGCGGCGGCAACATGTTCCAGGCCAACCAGGCGTTCCAGCAGGTCGTCAACGTGACGGGTGGCGCGGCCAGCCCGCTTGCCGGGTTCGGCTGGCTGTTCGGCCTGGTGATGGCGGTGCTGGTCGGCAGCGTGATCATCGGCGGTATCAAGTCCATCGCACGGGTGACGGAAAAGATCGTGCCCCTGATGGCCATTCTCTACGTGGGAACAGCACTCATCGTGATTGCCATGAACTTCGATAGGCTCGGCTGGGCGTTCGGCGAAATCATCGGTGGGGCGTTTTCGCCGGAGGGAATTGCCGGCGGAGCGGTCGGCGCCCTGATACAGGGCTTTAAACGCGCGGCCTTCTCCAATGAGGCCGGGATCGGATCGGCGGCGATTGCCCATTCGGCGGTGCGCACGAAAGAGCCGACGACCGAGGGTGTCGTTTCCCTGCTGGAGCCGTTCATCGATACGGTCGTCATCTGCACGATGACTGCCCTGGTGATCATCTTCACCGGCGTACTCGACACGGGCCTCACCGGCGTGGAACTGACCTCCGCGGCCTTTGGCGCCCAGGTGGCCTTCTTTCCGTACATCCTGGCGCTGGCGGTGCTGCTGTTTGCCTTTTCCACCATGCTGTCATGGTCCTATTACGGCCTCAAGGCCTGGACCTACATGTTCGGCGAAGGGCAGCGGACGGCAACCCTGTTCAAGCTGATCTTCTGCGTCTTCGTGGTGATCGGCGCTTCCATGAGCCTTGGTCCGGTCATCGACTTCTCCGATTCCATGATCTTCGCCATGGCGCTCGCAAACATCGTCGGCCTCTATATCCTCATGCCGGTCGTGAAGCAGGAGGTTGAGCAGTATTTCGGCAAACTGAAATCCGGAGAGATCCGGAAAATCTCGGCAACTGCCTAA
- a CDS encoding universal stress protein: protein MSGTYIVGYDGTDASHRAVALAASLAKSSGARIHLVHVLEWSPYSFLTQEELAERHKRRAEELKRAESLLEPAAKELEAKGLQATSEARYGHAGELFCGIAEKIGDSQIFIGRKGSGTLAERLLGGLAITLVQASPVPVTVVP, encoded by the coding sequence ATGTCAGGTACTTATATTGTCGGTTACGACGGGACCGACGCCTCGCATCGGGCGGTCGCGCTTGCGGCAAGCCTTGCGAAATCGTCCGGCGCGCGGATCCATCTCGTGCATGTTTTGGAATGGTCGCCTTACAGCTTCCTGACCCAGGAGGAACTTGCCGAGCGGCACAAGCGGCGCGCAGAGGAGCTGAAACGGGCGGAGAGCCTGCTCGAACCGGCGGCGAAGGAACTGGAGGCCAAGGGCCTTCAGGCAACGAGCGAAGCCCGCTATGGCCATGCGGGTGAACTGTTCTGCGGGATTGCGGAAAAGATCGGCGACAGCCAGATCTTCATTGGCCGCAAGGGCTCCGGAACGCTGGCGGAGCGTCTGTTGGGCGGACTGGCGATCACGCTGGTCCAAGCCTCACCCGTGCCGGTGACGGTCGTTCCTTAA
- a CDS encoding endonuclease/exonuclease/phosphatase family protein, protein MLFRSSRPRRPLLVSLLSLVCWCGCLGALAVSAFGLMSFAAPDYWVADNMSFFLRQFLAAGLAGCLAGAVGLLLRHRFAMLYRTLWFCAFLAFLGLAGLTAARTMANTVDTAAQQEGRRPVKVISINIEHLFLGDAVLQAFLERENPDVVVMQEVLWGLQKLRWERLGLPAGGAGKNGFPAHLKIGELGGLVVYSRFPVLKEDSRVIQGELPSGSTVYYDADRELLALTLDTGAKPLHLVAIHPDSPRSESRWKNKRRYFDEVDRLVRSLQTENSGNILAIGDWNSAPWSARFQQTLEENGLSTAYPGGFPQTTRFFFHYRLHWILGAPVDQFAVSGGVQVTDVSLGPHIGSDHLPLIVELALEDVQQPAADPDPQSPADPETGESVD, encoded by the coding sequence ATGCTGTTCCGAAGTTCCCGCCCCCGGCGTCCCCTGCTCGTCTCGCTGTTGTCCCTCGTCTGCTGGTGCGGATGTCTTGGCGCATTGGCGGTTTCCGCCTTTGGGCTGATGAGTTTTGCCGCGCCGGACTACTGGGTTGCGGACAACATGAGCTTCTTTTTGAGGCAGTTTCTGGCGGCCGGGCTTGCCGGATGCCTTGCCGGAGCCGTCGGGCTCCTGCTCCGCCACCGCTTTGCCATGCTCTACAGGACACTCTGGTTCTGCGCCTTCCTCGCCTTTCTCGGCCTTGCCGGACTGACTGCGGCGCGCACGATGGCCAATACGGTCGATACGGCTGCGCAGCAGGAGGGCAGACGTCCGGTCAAGGTCATCTCCATCAACATCGAGCATCTGTTCCTGGGCGACGCGGTCCTGCAGGCGTTTCTCGAAAGAGAAAACCCTGATGTCGTCGTCATGCAGGAAGTGCTCTGGGGTCTGCAGAAATTGCGCTGGGAACGGCTCGGCCTGCCCGCAGGCGGCGCGGGGAAGAACGGTTTCCCGGCCCATCTGAAAATCGGTGAGCTTGGCGGCCTTGTCGTCTACTCGCGCTTTCCCGTCCTGAAGGAGGACTCGAGGGTCATCCAGGGCGAGCTGCCATCGGGTTCCACTGTCTATTACGACGCGGACCGGGAACTGCTCGCGCTCACCCTCGACACCGGCGCAAAGCCGCTGCACCTCGTGGCCATTCATCCGGACAGCCCGAGAAGCGAGAGCCGCTGGAAGAACAAGCGCCGCTATTTCGATGAAGTCGACCGGCTCGTCCGGAGCCTTCAGACTGAAAACTCCGGCAACATTCTGGCCATCGGAGATTGGAACAGCGCGCCGTGGTCCGCACGTTTTCAGCAAACGCTGGAAGAAAACGGCCTTAGCACCGCTTATCCCGGCGGTTTTCCGCAGACCACGCGGTTCTTCTTCCATTATCGCCTGCACTGGATTCTGGGGGCTCCCGTCGACCAGTTTGCCGTCTCCGGCGGCGTTCAGGTGACCGATGTCTCGCTCGGCCCGCATATCGGCTCGGATCACCTGCCGCTCATCGTCGAACTTGCACTGGAAGACGTCCAGCAGCCGGCCGCCGATCCTGACCCGCAATCTCCGGCGGACCCGGAGACGGGCGAATCTGTCGACTAG
- a CDS encoding Lrp/AsnC ligand binding domain-containing protein, with the protein MKLDRIDRSILRELQENGRLPIVELANRVNLTKTPCAQRVKRLEKAGIIRGYRADLDPEQLGAGHVLIVMVTLDRTSDDALERFNSAVRLIPEVQSCLMVAGNFDYLLKVRTHDIAHYRAVLGHRIGKLPFVHQTHSFVAMELVKDEVTVPVPLE; encoded by the coding sequence GTGAAGCTGGATCGCATCGACCGAAGCATACTGCGTGAGCTCCAGGAAAATGGTCGTCTGCCGATCGTCGAGCTGGCCAATCGGGTCAATCTCACCAAGACCCCGTGCGCCCAACGCGTGAAACGTCTGGAAAAAGCCGGCATTATCCGCGGTTACCGAGCGGATCTCGACCCCGAACAGCTTGGCGCCGGCCATGTGCTGATCGTCATGGTGACACTGGACCGAACCAGTGACGACGCCCTTGAGCGCTTCAACAGCGCGGTGCGTCTCATTCCGGAAGTCCAGAGCTGCCTGATGGTGGCCGGCAATTTCGATTACCTGCTCAAGGTCCGGACGCACGACATTGCGCATTACCGTGCGGTTCTCGGCCACCGGATCGGCAAACTGCCCTTCGTCCACCAGACCCACTCCTTTGTGGCCATGGAACTGGTGAAGGACGAGGTTACAGTTCCGGTGCCACTTGAGTGA
- a CDS encoding calcium/sodium antiporter, whose product MLFDYLSLAGGLVVLIIAGDVLVRGSVGIAQRLGVPNLIIGLTIVAFGTSAPELVISLKAALSGSGGIAIGNVVGSNIANVLAVLGLPALIAATPCGENGATRNAVFMVAVTLVFIALCFLTPIGLAGGVVLLALLGLFLGASAMVARNHRREQKGIAAAAAGAAVAVNELEGDDGILEDVEDVPESAWIAVVYVLLGLVGLPLGAHFTISGATSIASAWGVSEAVIGLTVIALGTSLPELATTLMAAIRQHGAVAIGNVIGSNIFNLLAIIGITAVVVPIDVPPEVMNFDIWVMLACALLLTALAGFRICLGKMAGLAMTVAYCTYIASVYMLGKVV is encoded by the coding sequence ATGCTCTTTGACTACTTAAGCCTCGCAGGCGGATTGGTTGTTCTGATTATCGCCGGTGATGTCTTGGTCAGGGGGTCTGTGGGGATCGCTCAACGCCTGGGAGTTCCCAACCTCATCATCGGCCTGACCATCGTTGCCTTCGGAACGTCCGCCCCGGAGCTGGTGATTTCGCTGAAGGCCGCCCTCAGCGGTTCGGGCGGCATTGCCATAGGCAACGTGGTCGGCTCCAATATCGCCAACGTCCTGGCGGTGCTCGGCCTGCCTGCGCTGATCGCGGCAACCCCTTGCGGCGAAAACGGCGCCACGCGCAACGCGGTCTTCATGGTGGCCGTGACCCTCGTCTTCATCGCCCTGTGCTTTCTCACCCCCATCGGCCTGGCCGGTGGCGTCGTTCTTCTGGCTCTCCTCGGTCTCTTCCTGGGCGCTTCCGCCATGGTCGCCCGCAATCACCGCAGGGAACAGAAGGGCATTGCAGCCGCCGCGGCCGGCGCTGCGGTGGCCGTGAACGAACTGGAAGGAGACGATGGGATCCTGGAGGACGTGGAAGACGTTCCCGAGTCCGCCTGGATTGCGGTCGTCTATGTCCTGCTTGGTCTCGTCGGCCTACCGCTTGGCGCGCATTTCACCATCAGCGGGGCCACCTCGATCGCATCGGCCTGGGGCGTCAGCGAGGCCGTCATCGGCCTCACCGTCATCGCGCTCGGCACCTCGCTGCCGGAACTCGCAACCACGCTGATGGCCGCCATACGCCAGCATGGTGCAGTGGCGATCGGCAACGTCATCGGCTCCAATATCTTCAACCTCCTGGCGATCATCGGCATCACCGCCGTTGTCGTGCCGATCGATGTCCCGCCGGAAGTGATGAATTTCGACATATGGGTGATGCTGGCATGTGCGCTGCTGCTCACCGCGCTTGCCGGATTCCGCATCTGCCTCGGCAAGATGGCCGGCCTTGCCATGACTGTGGCTTATTGCACCTACATCGCCTCGGTCTACATGCTCGGAAAGGTCGTCTGA
- the uvrC gene encoding excinuclease ABC subunit UvrC yields the protein MQDSSDSQNPVNETAARETAPVKKGVDVIADEVKRLPNGPGVYRMLDENGEVLYVGKARSLKKRVTSYTRLQGQSNRIMRMILSTAAMEFVVTQTETEALLLEANLIKRLRPRFNVLLRDDKSFPYILVTGDHASPAIVKHRGARKRKGEYFGPFASAGAVDRTINALQKAFLIRTCSDSYYENRTRPCLQYQIKRCAGPCTGEIDPDDYAGLVSEAKAFLSGRSQLIKKQLAQQMEAASSNLEFERAAIYRDRLTALSHIQSHQGINPQSVEEADVFAIHQEGGQTCVQVFFFRTRQNWGNRAYFPKADKSLEEADILESFLAQFYDDKPAPKQILLSHEIAEQDLLALALSERTGRKVEVATPKRGEKKDLVDHALTNAREALGRRLAETSSQARLLKGVAEAFGLEEAPRRIEVYDNSHIMGTNAVGGMIVAGVEGFAKGQYRKFNIKSEELVPGDDYGMMREVLTRRFSRLLKEHAREEPPAPAEEPDPETLEDGGQEAAPAAGDMPAWPDLVLIDGGQGQLTAARETLEGLGITDVPLVGIAKGPDRDAGREKFFMPGRPSIMLPERDPVLYFVQRLRDEAHRFAIGSHRARRKKDIARNPLDEIAGIGPTRKKALLRHFGTAKAVSRAGMEDLAAVPGISEAIAKLVYDHFHE from the coding sequence ATGCAGGACAGCTCCGATTCTCAAAACCCAGTCAATGAAACGGCCGCCCGCGAGACCGCTCCCGTGAAGAAGGGGGTGGACGTGATCGCCGACGAGGTGAAACGCCTGCCCAACGGGCCCGGCGTCTACCGGATGCTGGATGAGAACGGCGAGGTTCTTTACGTCGGCAAGGCACGGAGCCTGAAAAAGCGGGTGACCAGCTACACGCGCCTGCAGGGTCAGTCCAACCGGATCATGCGCATGATCCTGTCGACGGCGGCCATGGAATTCGTCGTCACCCAGACGGAAACGGAAGCCCTGCTGCTGGAAGCCAACCTGATCAAGAGGCTGCGCCCGCGCTTCAACGTCCTGCTGCGCGACGACAAGTCCTTTCCCTATATTCTGGTGACCGGCGACCACGCCTCACCGGCGATCGTCAAGCACCGCGGCGCGCGCAAGCGCAAGGGCGAATATTTCGGCCCCTTCGCATCCGCCGGCGCGGTGGACAGGACGATCAACGCCCTGCAGAAGGCCTTTCTGATCAGGACCTGTTCGGACAGCTACTACGAGAACCGGACCCGTCCGTGCCTGCAATACCAGATCAAGCGCTGCGCCGGCCCGTGTACCGGCGAAATCGACCCTGACGACTATGCCGGCCTCGTTTCGGAAGCCAAGGCGTTCCTGTCCGGCCGCAGCCAGCTGATCAAGAAACAGCTCGCCCAGCAGATGGAAGCGGCTTCCTCGAACCTGGAATTCGAGCGGGCCGCCATTTACCGGGACCGCCTGACGGCTCTGTCGCACATCCAGTCTCATCAGGGCATCAATCCGCAATCGGTGGAAGAAGCCGACGTCTTCGCAATACATCAGGAGGGCGGACAGACCTGCGTGCAGGTGTTCTTCTTCCGCACACGCCAGAACTGGGGCAACCGGGCCTATTTCCCGAAAGCCGACAAGTCCCTGGAGGAAGCCGACATTCTGGAGAGCTTCCTCGCCCAGTTCTATGACGACAAACCGGCCCCCAAACAGATACTCCTCTCTCACGAAATCGCCGAGCAGGACCTGCTCGCGCTGGCTCTCAGCGAGCGGACCGGCCGCAAGGTCGAGGTTGCAACGCCGAAGCGCGGCGAGAAGAAGGACCTGGTGGACCACGCGCTCACCAATGCGCGCGAGGCCCTCGGCCGCCGCCTCGCCGAAACCTCCAGTCAGGCCCGGCTCCTCAAGGGCGTTGCCGAAGCCTTTGGCCTTGAAGAAGCTCCGCGCCGTATCGAGGTCTACGACAACTCCCATATCATGGGCACCAACGCGGTCGGCGGCATGATCGTCGCCGGCGTGGAAGGCTTTGCCAAGGGCCAGTACCGGAAGTTCAACATCAAATCCGAGGAGCTCGTACCCGGTGACGACTACGGCATGATGCGCGAGGTGCTGACCCGCCGTTTCTCTCGCCTGCTCAAGGAGCATGCCCGCGAGGAACCGCCCGCCCCCGCGGAAGAGCCGGATCCCGAAACCCTCGAGGACGGCGGCCAGGAGGCGGCTCCGGCGGCCGGCGACATGCCCGCCTGGCCAGACCTGGTGCTGATCGACGGCGGCCAGGGGCAGCTTACGGCTGCGCGCGAAACGCTGGAAGGCCTGGGCATCACGGACGTGCCCCTTGTCGGCATTGCAAAGGGTCCGGACCGGGATGCGGGCCGGGAGAAATTCTTCATGCCCGGCCGCCCGTCCATCATGCTTCCCGAACGTGACCCGGTGCTCTATTTCGTCCAGCGCCTGCGCGACGAAGCCCACCGCTTCGCCATCGGCAGCCACCGAGCCCGCCGCAAGAAGGACATCGCCAGGAACCCGCTGGACGAGATCGCCGGCATCGGCCCCACGCGCAAGAAGGCGCTGCTGCGCCATTTCGGCACCGCCAAGGCCGTCTCCCGGGCCGGCATGGAAGACCTTGCCGCTGTGCCCGGTATTTCGGAGGCCATCGCAAAGCTGGTCTACGACCACTTTCACGAATAG